The Methanobrevibacter sp. TLL-48-HuF1 genomic sequence TGCAACAATGGGTCTTGACATTTAATTTACTCCAAATAATTTAATAATATTATAATTTTTGATTTTATTAGTTAATATTATTTATGTATTATTTGTTGTTAATAATTAAAAATTACAAAATGGTAAAGTGAATTCCTACAAAGTAGTAAAGTAAAATACTACAAAATGGTAAAGTGAATTGCTACAAAGTAGTAAAGTAAAATACTACAAAATGGTAAAGTATATTACTACAAAGTAGTAAAGTAAAACTATGTAAAATAATAAAGTAGGTTGTGTTTTATAATGAAAAATTACTTAAAAAGATATCTTGATGATGAAATTGAAAAATATCTTGAGGTTATTGGTGCAATTCTTATAGTGGGTCCAAAATGGTGTGGAAAAACAACAACTGGAGAACACCATGCTAAAAGTATTATTAAATTACAAGATAAAGATAAAATTAAATCCTACTTAAAATGGGCAGATATTAAACCCTCAAAACTTTTAGAAGGTGAAAAACCTAGATTAATTGATGAATGGCAAATAGCTCCAGTATTATGGGATACAGTTAGAAATAGTGTTGATGAATTAGGGGGGGAAGGATTGTATATTTTAACAGGATCTACAATTGTTGAGGATTCTGAAATAATGCATTCTGGTACTGGTAGAATTCATAAATTAATGATGAGACCAATGAGTTTGTATGAAAGTGGCGAATCTAATGGTAAAATTTCACTTGTAGATTTATTTTATTCACCTAATTTGGATATTGATGGAATTACATCAGATTTATCAATTGAAGAGTTAATATTTGTAACTTGTAGGGGGGGATGGCCAGAATCATTAAATAAAAAATCTAAAGAAGCCCAATTATTACTTCCATATGTTTATGTGGATAGCATATGTGAAAATGATGCATCATTAATTGATGGTGTTAAAAGAGATCCGAATAGAGTTAAAACTATCTTGGCATCATATGCAAGAAATATTTCAGAATCTACAAAAGATTCAACAATAATTTCAGATATTAATGCAAATTTTGAGGATATTAGTAAAACAACTTATTATCAATATATTGATGTTTTAAAAAGATTATATGTAATTGATAATGTAAAAGCATGGTCTCCAAATATCCGGTCTAAAACAAGTATTAGAACTAGCTCTAAAAAACAATTCATAGATCCTTCTATTGCTGTAGCCGCACTTGGACTGACTCCAGAATTGTTAATGGATGATTTAAACACTTTTGGATTTATTTTTGAAAACTTATGTATAAGGGATTTAAAAGTTTATTCAAGTGCTATTGGAGGAAGGGTTTCATTTTATAGAGATAGATCCAATCTTGAAATCGATTGTGTATTACATTTAAAAGATGGTAAATATGCATTAATCGAATTTAAATTAGGTAGTATGGAAGAAGAAAAAGGTGCAAAAAATTTACTCAAATTAAACGATTCAATAGCGAGAAAAAACATGAAACAACCTTCATTTTTAGCTATTATCACTGGTGGGGAATTAGCATATACTAGGAAAGATGGAGTTAAAGTAATTCCTATAGGCTGTTTAAGATAATTTTAGTTAGTATTTGTGTTTAATTAATAGTTTAATTCTAATCTTGACTATTTTCAGGTAATCAAATATAGTTTATTCTAATAAAATTAATAAGATACAAAAATTAATAATAAATTATAAAGATGGGGACTGGCTATGTACAAAATATCTATGATTATACCTGTTTATAATGCGGAAAAATACCTGAAAAGAACAATAAATTCAATTATTAATCAGAGTATCGGTTTTGAAAATATTGAACTTATTTTGGTAGATGATAATTCTCAGGATAACTCAAAAAGCATTATAGAAGAATATGTAGCTAAATATGATAATATAATTGGTATTTACTCTGATAAAAACCATGGATTTCCGGGATTTGGAAGAAATAAGGGTATTGAAATAGCTAGTGGCCAATATATTATGTTTTCAGATAATGATGATGAACATGACGAAGATTTATGTTTAAAATTGTATGAGGCTATTGTTTCAGAAGATGCAGACATAGCTTCCTGTGATAAAGTTAAAAGAGATAATATTAAGGATATTCCAGTATCTGAAAAGTATGTTGGCGGAAAGTTAAGTTCCAATGGGAATATTATAGTCTCAAATGATGATCTGGCATATTTTGAAGATATAACAATCTGGAATAAGATTTTTAAAAAAGAAATCCTTGCAGATAATAATATAAGATTTGTAGAAAACATGCTGGCTGAAGACTTGCTTTTTTGTCTGGAAGTCTTTTTCAACTCATCTAAATTAGTTTATTTGGAAAAATATTACGGATACTTTTGGGATATGCATGAAGAGTCATTATCTCATGAATGCAGTCCGAAACATGTGGAAAACTTACTTAATTCAGTTCCTGAAATGTTTAAAATTTTAGATAAATATAATAAAAAAGATTTAGCTAGTTTTTATTTTAAATTCTACTTACGTAATTTGCTCAGATTTTTCATTGATGTTAATACAACTGGAAGTAATTTGAAATCAATGATTAAAAAGTTGTATAACTATGAAAAAGAAGCTGGATTTGGATGCAAGGCTAATGAAGGATGGGCAAATATAATTAACTTTTTTATAGTTCACAGATTCTTTAATTTAGCTATTTTAATTATCAAAATCATGAAAGCTTCAAAAGAATCTACTTTTTTAAGAAAGATTTTCAGGTCTGTTTAATTGTTTATGCTGGATATTGTCTTAAATAAGGAATATTGTTATTATTTTGAATAATTGGAGTGATATGTAACATTAATTTTTTATATTAACATTTTTAATATATTTATTGTTCATTATAAGGAGGTAATAAATGATAAATTTTAATATTGAAGATGTTCAAAATATTTTAAGAAAGTGTAATGTTAATGATTTGGTGGTTCATCCACATATTTTAGATAATTGGTTTGAACGAGATTATAATTTAAATTATGTTGCAAATTGTTTAGTTAATGAAGTGCCTTTAAGTATTTCAAAAACTTGTGAAAATCGTTTTAAACTTATTTATCCACATGAGGGTGTCCGCCAAAATTGATTTTTGATTTTTCGTCAAAAAAATTTTTGGGCTTAATTTTTATTATTTTTAATATATTTCAATTAATTTTTGTTTATTTTATTTTATTTGGTTTAATTATTTTTTAAATTATTGTTTAGTTTTATTTTATTCTTATTTTTGATTTTTAATGGTTTTAAGACAGTTAAGTTTATATACTTTGTTGTACATATTTTATATTAGATATAAGTTGTTTTGGTGTTGTTATTTATGGTTAAAAGAAAGTTTGATAGGAATCAGGCAAAATTGGGCATTAATACTCTTGATTGGAATGTTCCGGAGAATCATATTTCTCGTTTTGTTGTTGAATTTGTTGAAGAAGTTTTTCCACTTTTAAATATCAAAGAACCCAAGAAAAAGAAAGGAAGAGACTCCCTTCCAGTGGATTCCATGTTAAAATTGCTTATTTATGCCAAAATCCAACATATTGATAGAACATCAATAATTGCAGATATGGCGCGATACCATGATATATTTAAATACGTGTGCGATGATATTAGACCTTCTGAAAGATCAATCCAAAGATATCGAAGAGAATATGGCCATTATTTTGAAGTATTGCTGCAAATGACATTAAAAAAGGCCTTTGATGAAGGATTCACTGAATTTAATCACGTTGCCATTGATGGAACCATCAAAAAAGCATACAATTCCAACAACAACACCATTACAAAAAAAGAAACTC encodes the following:
- a CDS encoding ATP-binding protein; its protein translation is MKNYLKRYLDDEIEKYLEVIGAILIVGPKWCGKTTTGEHHAKSIIKLQDKDKIKSYLKWADIKPSKLLEGEKPRLIDEWQIAPVLWDTVRNSVDELGGEGLYILTGSTIVEDSEIMHSGTGRIHKLMMRPMSLYESGESNGKISLVDLFYSPNLDIDGITSDLSIEELIFVTCRGGWPESLNKKSKEAQLLLPYVYVDSICENDASLIDGVKRDPNRVKTILASYARNISESTKDSTIISDINANFEDISKTTYYQYIDVLKRLYVIDNVKAWSPNIRSKTSIRTSSKKQFIDPSIAVAALGLTPELLMDDLNTFGFIFENLCIRDLKVYSSAIGGRVSFYRDRSNLEIDCVLHLKDGKYALIEFKLGSMEEEKGAKNLLKLNDSIARKNMKQPSFLAIITGGELAYTRKDGVKVIPIGCLR
- a CDS encoding glycosyltransferase family 2 protein, translating into MYKISMIIPVYNAEKYLKRTINSIINQSIGFENIELILVDDNSQDNSKSIIEEYVAKYDNIIGIYSDKNHGFPGFGRNKGIEIASGQYIMFSDNDDEHDEDLCLKLYEAIVSEDADIASCDKVKRDNIKDIPVSEKYVGGKLSSNGNIIVSNDDLAYFEDITIWNKIFKKEILADNNIRFVENMLAEDLLFCLEVFFNSSKLVYLEKYYGYFWDMHEESLSHECSPKHVENLLNSVPEMFKILDKYNKKDLASFYFKFYLRNLLRFFIDVNTTGSNLKSMIKKLYNYEKEAGFGCKANEGWANIINFFIVHRFFNLAILIIKIMKASKESTFLRKIFRSV